GTCAATGACTATAGGTAATAAATTGGCCAAGATGGCGACCGACCATGGCGTACCCATCTTACGAGGCTGAAGGTGGGAGGGCGTTTCCCAATTTTTAACCCGTGGTGGGGAGGGTACAATTCAGGAACTGCCTATAATTAGCCCTTAATCCTAATAATTCTAGAAAAGTGTATGGGCAAACAACATCCACAGGGATGGGTAGGAGCTGCTGACTCTCTTCACCAGGAACCGTCAGCTCGCCATGGGtgagaatttttttaatattccagtcggatatctttaaatataaagttttcaataaacactttagttacgaatatatttttgtagggACGTGGTACCCTGATGGAGCACACCAATTGGCCGGCTAGTATTGTTTACAGCATGAATTCATGCCGAACGTATTTACTAGGCCGTAACTCTACATAATTCTTTTTTCTAATCTTGTGTTTCATCACCTTGGTCATTACGAGATTTTGAAGAATAGCACTTGGATTGTATGGATATGTTTAACATTTGTATTCGacctaatataaaacaatttttttacagtCAAGTATAAATAATCTCTATAAAACTGCAATGTTATGTAAGCATTTAAAATTTGACTTAACCCAGTCAAAGCAAATACATTGAATAATTTGCCTACACATTTATCAGTATGTAATTGTCCGAGCACAGATTGACGAACAATGAAAACAGGTTACGATCGCCAAGGCAAAGTTGGTATTGACCCTTTGTTTGCCCATTAGGATACAAAGCGCGTTGGGAATGTGTTATTTTTAGCCTTTTGCTGAGGATTAAATTGTTAAAACCACTGTTACTAGATGCAAGAATATTTTTACCCAGGCATAAGATCAAAAGAAGATGCTTATTTCTGCAGATGAATACTTCAATGCTCTTCAGCTTCCTTCCAATGCCTCTTCGGATCCCGGatcaataatagtatataataataatatcagccctgtattatatactgtcccactgttgggcacgggcctccctttactactgagagggattaggccttagtccaccacgcgggcttagtgcggattggtagacatcacacaccctcgaaaatttttACAGAGAATTTCTTTGGCATGCACGTTtgctcacgatgatttccttcaccgttatagcaagcgataattcacaaaaaatagacacatattttttttagaaaggtcagaggtgtgtgcccttgggatttgaacctgcagacattcgtctcggcagtccgttccacaaccaactaggctctcgccgcttgtttatttttttgcccGGATCAATGTCATATTAAAAAGagtgacataattataatatatttatgtaacgccgatataaataaatacaagttcAAATGATTTCAGTATCCTTTTAACCAATGTGCTCATGTCTAATGTCAGCTAAATAATTCAGTGTTTTTCAAGATTCCTGAGCTTGAGACGTTGTACGTCAAGAAACAACTTCCTGGAGGAACTAGGAACGTGGGAAGCATGACATCCTGCTACTTGATGGAAAATTGTCGCACCAACGTGTGATTGTAGCTGCCTGGAAAGGAACATAAAGTTGAATATACGTATATGCTTTGGAACGGGTAGTAAACGTACctaattattatatcatcagTAAAGTTCTAACAGTGcgtaaatcatttttaattcatataataatgtgGCTCTACCTACTCTCTACCATctcttttttgttatttagttgcgtttattgttactttactatactatacttatttataatcttaCAAAAGACGATCAGACCATGAGTTTCATCTTAGCTATTTCGATTTCTTTTATATGATACATTGCAACAATCATTTTTCAGGTGCGTGCTATAAGCATATtgttatattgtttagtataaaatatgatatcttTTATGTAAGAACAATGCTCGGAGGAATGCATAATGTTACGCAACATATTTACTGAAAGCTTAGAGCAGACCACCTATCTTGTGTCCTTACATACGATCTACAgacataatattcaaaatagatccaaataaatcataattcgTTATTCCATAAACTCACTAAACAGATTATTTGATAGTAAGCCATCTTCTTTCGCCACTGTCCATGAACAAAAAAAACGACAAGAGATTTTCAAGTGTATGTCATGCATAACCTTACTTATTTGACACAAACAAGTTAAGTGTCGAGTTTAGTCGTCAGGGATAGCAGACCAAAGCTATTAGTTctggaaattaataaaattataacatcttCCTCAATTACTTGCCAAAACCCACACTATGCAACCATGCAACAAACATGGACATCACGATAAATCTCCGCAATCATACTCGCACCTGCACAAACGACGCAATACATCGCAATGCGGCACCGAGTATCCTCATAAACAGCTATTACACTCTTCATTGACAAAGTCAGTCAACATGACAGATGGTCTGCCGGCGCGGGCGCGTTCAAGAGCACGCCGATTATCGAATTACGCTCCCTGCATGTGTGTATGCTCTTTCGTCTGTCAGGGCCGCTGCTCTTTCCTGCTAGCTCTGGCAGCAAGCATCCCCGTCCGCTGCCGGGCATTCATGGCTTTTTTAACGGATAAAGATGTTAGCTTTATTATTATCGTCCGCACTCTACATAGTAAATATCGGCATTGTGCAGGGTTAAGTGTGAATCGTTactttttgtaaattgtaactCGGTTTATCATCGTTTCTCGAATAATATACTCAACAGAGATGGGTCAACTTGACATGGTCTGATGTGTAGTGGTGTACCACAAATATGCCATTATAACCTCGAATAAAGGAATTCTCACCTAAGTAGAAAATACTTCACTAGTTAattgattacataatattaacgaACTAGATGAAACCAGATAAATATCTATTAAAGGGCAAGTCAGAGTTTCTTTGGGTTATTAAGTTCTGAATATTGTTAAGCTGAGTGTGAATGTTTATAAGTACTATATCGatagttaattttgtttctCGTACAACTTAatcactttttaaaaatactgtcatggaaaatgtaggtaattctattgaaaatgaattctattatatttttagtatggCTCGATTTTTGACAAAACTTAGGTTTTcagttaaatttttattgataagtgAGTTAGATAATCACATCTAAAACAAGTACTGCCGCCTCAACGTTATTATACAAGGTCAGATATAGTAATCTGATTTTACGATAAAGTAACTTTTAAAAACACTTGATCGATCAAAATATTAAGAtaggttataattatattgattaagAAAATACTTTTGGTTTATACAAATGTGAAGTACGGTAATATTGTCTAAGAAAGTAAAACTTTCCCTTAAATTTACGTAACAATGATCTTATCTATCCATCTGTACTTAACATTCTAACAAATATACCGACGTCTATTTGTATGTAATGAAGATAATTAAAAAGATGCAAGACGAGCATtcaaagtagattttttttgtagcaTTTGGTCGATTCTCGTTAATACTGCAATATGGTCGTTAAATTAAAGCCTgctacaatttaaaatacaaaatataattagcttccaatttaaaattacttattttttttaatgtttccatACGACTCATCTGTCTAAAACTCCTTCGCGGAAGAAGTCGCGTGCAATAGCTAGTATGCAAATACTATTATCTTGCATCTACAAATACACTATTTGATGTATCATGTCATTGCGGAAAACACACGTTTGTCAGTTACAACTAAGACAATGCGTAATTAAGTCATATTTCATTGATATCATAGAAAATAGTTTACACTTATTTGTTAAACAAATTTCTCAAACAATGCAAATATACGATACAAAGACATTACTCCCACTAAATGCAAATAATTTATCTGATGCCGAAGGAGAAAATATCCAGATCCCAATTGCACCAATCAAATCGTTAAAATTCCACAGGTAAGAATACATTTTAAGTTTTACATAATTGTGTTTAATACAagagatttttgtttaattaacacTATTTACAGGCGTCTCGCGTGTCACAGAAGTTCAAGCCGAAGAAAAAAGAATGAAAGAGTAGTATTTAAATCAGGTCACTTTAATTTGGAGAAGTCGAAGATATTCCGATACCACGTTTTTCCCGATGTGGTGACTGCATTCATAGAAGCGCGGTGGAGATGGACTCTGGTCTACTGCATCTTGACGTACATGTTTATTTGGCTCTTTTTCTCAGCTGTGTGGTGGATAATCATGTACGACCATGGTGATTTCGAAGATGGACATCTACCAGACCATTTGAACAGTACTTGGACACCTTGTATAAGGCAAATCTATGGTTTTACATCCATATTCCTTTTCAGCGTTGAAGTTCACACAACAGTTGGATATGGAAGCAGAACAATCACTTTAGAATGTCCCACAGCATGGCTGACCATGTGTTTCGAAAGCATACTTGGCACTATTACTCAATCTTTCATCGTCGGCGTCGTTTTCGCGAAACTAACGAGACCGAAAAATCGAGCTCATACATTAATTTTCTCCAAGAATGCTGTCATTAATCAGAGAAATGGCGAAATGTGCCTTTCATTCAGAATCGGAAATACGAGGAAATCAAGGATCATCGACGTCAGTGTCAACGCGTATTTGATTCGGTGCGTCAGATCCGGTGATGTTTTGACTGAACAAATCAAATTGCACTTATCAGTTGACTCGACCGAGAATATCTCATTTATGTTTCCTATATCAGTAGTCCATAGAATCAATGAGAGTAGTCCTTTCTATACACTGTCTGCTCATGATATTTGCAACTCAAAATTAGAAGTCTTGGTGGTTATTGAAGGCGTCATTGAATCTACAGGTCAGCCGGTTCAAGCTAAATCGAGTTATATAGCTCAAGAAATATTATGGGGACGCAGATTCGTGCCAGTTGTAAATTATAGTCAAGGCAAACATGGCTTTGTAATAGACTATTTAAATTTCGATGACTGTCAGAGGGTTGATACTCCACTATGTTCGGCAGAGAAATTAAATACCATTACTTCAACATACTACTAGAGCAcaattttttgtattacttaGATTTTCgtaaatgtgggtgtattattataattaactgcCTCAGTTCCATGATATCTCTGTAAATTATTTGCATTGCAGTCATCTGCAGCTGTAATGTTGACACCAACATCTTAAGCGCTGTTAACTGGGTGTTACACTTTTGCAAATCCACTTCAAACTGCGATAGCATTCtactatttatttcaaactgttttttaatatacattatactgTTTATGAACGCAGTCATTATTAACtttgtaatacttttttatataaattatgtatcacATAGGCACAATCACTAAGTGTAATAATACTAAACACTTATTTactaatgtattaaattatcacGCGCGGCAACGTAATAcgtt
This genomic window from Manduca sexta isolate Smith_Timp_Sample1 chromosome 12, JHU_Msex_v1.0, whole genome shotgun sequence contains:
- the LOC115446327 gene encoding G protein-activated inward rectifier potassium channel 2-like yields the protein MQIYDTKTLLPLNANNLSDAEGENIQIPIAPIKSLKFHRRLACHRSSSRRKKNERVVFKSGHFNLEKSKIFRYHVFPDVVTAFIEARWRWTLVYCILTYMFIWLFFSAVWWIIMYDHGDFEDGHLPDHLNSTWTPCIRQIYGFTSIFLFSVEVHTTVGYGSRTITLECPTAWLTMCFESILGTITQSFIVGVVFAKLTRPKNRAHTLIFSKNAVINQRNGEMCLSFRIGNTRKSRIIDVSVNAYLIRCVRSGDVLTEQIKLHLSVDSTENISFMFPISVVHRINESSPFYTLSAHDICNSKLEVLVVIEGVIESTGQPVQAKSSYIAQEILWGRRFVPVVNYSQGKHGFVIDYLNFDDCQRVDTPLCSAEKLNTITSTYY